One Euphorbia lathyris chromosome 1, ddEupLath1.1, whole genome shotgun sequence DNA segment encodes these proteins:
- the LOC136221950 gene encoding G-type lectin S-receptor-like serine/threonine-protein kinase LECRK3, with translation MAFSHGYYVLLTLLLLSSSLFAQNTGQVNLGSSLTAGDDKPWISPSGDFAFGFQPLEKKDLYLLAIWYNKIPEQTIVWYANGDDPVPTRSKVELTSDRGLVLTGPQGAEIWRSGISMGAAASGLMNDTGDFMVKNTAGESLWQSFEDPRDTLLPGQALERGGRILNSRLRETNFSLGRFQFRLIPDGNGVLNFNNLPTGFAYDAYFWTNTVDTNASNAGLRIVFNESGYLYVLRASNRRELITPGRVISAAEYYHRVILHFDGVLAQYSYPKNSSGNWEVVFREPDNICNSLSGVGTGPCEFNSICKLNEDQRATCGCPPRFSLIDQNDEYGGCKPDFYPQFCYDENDEGPNSDFEFIELKNTDWPTSDYEQYNPYNIQDCQKACLHDCFCNVIVFREGSCWKKKLPLSNGRQDERVNGGSFIKVRKGNFTQRKLTSLPFPFETKKGNPVPVLVVSLLLGGSAVINFIFFGLVGFGSLVFYRKKFIPFGQSCKSNLFHFSYMELVEATNGFKEELGRGSFGIVYKGLRETAIAVKKLDRVVADSEKEFRTEVEVIGQTHHKNLVKLVGFCDEGQHRLLVYEFLSSGALSNFLVGDTKLCWEQRTQVAFGIAKGLVYLHEECTTQIIHCDINPQNILLDNNLVAKIADFGLAKLLMLDQSRTSTEIRGTKGYVVPEWLRNLPITPKVDVYSFGVLLLEIICCRRNVDSELSEDEVILIDWAYDCYVEGKVDVLVADDEEAMDDLNKVERFLMVAIWCIQEDPNLRPTMKMVLLMLEGIIPTAVPPCPSPITVGIEK, from the exons GTAAATTTGGGCAGCTCTCTCACAGCAGGAGATGATAAACCGTGGATTTCTCCTTCTGGGGATTTCGCTTTCGGATTTCAGCCGCTTGAGAAGAAGGATCTTTACTTGCTTGCAATTTGGTACAACAAAATCCCAGAACAAACTATTGTCTGGTACGCAAATGGAGATGATCCGGTGCCAACAAGATCGAAAGTAGAGCTAACTTCAGACCGGGGGCTTGTGCTCACTGGCCCTCAAGGAGCAGAGATATGGCGATCTGGAATCAGCATGGGGGCGGCTGCATCTGGTTTGATGAATGATACAGGCGATTTCATGGTTAAAAATACAGCAGGTGAAAGCTTATGGCAGAGCTTCGAAGATCCGAGAGACACATTACTGCCTGGACAAGCGCTAGAAAGGGGTGGGAGGATTCTTAATTCTAGACTCAGAGAGACTAACTTCTCCCTCGGAAGGTTCCAATTTCGTTTGATTCCAGATGGGAATGGTGTGTTGAATTTCAACAATTTGCCTACTGGTTTTGCTTATGATGCCTATTTCTGGACAAATACAGTTGATACTAATGCATCGAATGCTGGTTTGCGAATAGTATTTAACGAGTCTGGCTACTTGTACGTTTTGAGAGCAAGCAATAGACGAGAGCTCATCACGCCAGGAAGAGTTATCTCTGCTGCTGAATATTACCATAGAGTAATTCTCCATTTTGATGGGGTTTTGGCCCAATATTCTTACCCCAAGAACTCTAGTGGGAATTGGGAAGTTGTTTTTAGAGAACCAGATAACATCTGTAACAGTTTGAGTGGAGTAGGAACTGGACCTTGCGAGTTTAATAGTATCTGCAAACTGAATGAAGATCAGCGAGCAACATGTGGATGTCCGCCGAGGTTTTCTCTAATTGATCAAAATGATGAGTATGGAGGCTGTAAACCAGATTTCTATCCTCAATTTTGCTATGATGAGAATGATGAAGGGCCAAATTCCGACTTTGAGTTCATAGAATTGAAAAATACTGATTGGCCAACTTCCGATTACGAGCAGTACAATCCTTATAACATACAAGATTGCCAAAAAGCTTGTCTCCATGATTGCTTCTGCAATGTGATTGTGTTCAGAGAAGGAAGTTGCTGGAAGAAGAAGCTGCCACTCTCTAATGGAAGGCAAGATGAAAGAGTTAATGGGGGAAGTTTCATAAAAGTGAGAAAAGGGAATTTCACACAGAGAAAATTAACTTCTCTTCCATTCCCCTTTGAGACGAAAAAAGGTAATCCTGTTCCGGTTCTGGTTGTGTCTTTGCTCTTAGGTGGCTCTGCGGTTATCAATTTCATATTCTTTGGCTTGGTGGGTTTTGGTTCTCTCGTCTTCTACAGAAAAAAGTTCATACCTTTTGGTCAATCCTGCAAATCCAATTTGTTTCACTTCAGCTATATGGAACTTGTGGAAGCAACAAATGGGTTCAAGGAAGAGCTTGGAAGGGGCTCTTTCGGCATCGTGTACAAAGGGTTAAGAGAAACAGCCATTGCAGTGAAGAAACTAGACAGAGTAGTTGCAGACAGTGAGAAAGAATTCAGGACAGAAGTTGAAGTGATAGGCCAAACTCACCACAAGAATCTCGTCAAGCTTGTAGGCTTCTGCGACGAGGGACAACATCGGTTGCTAGTGTACGAGTTCCTAAGCAGCGGGGCTCTATCGAACTTCCTAGTCGGAGATACAAAACTCTGTTGGGAGCAAAGAACTCAG GTAGCATTCGGAATAGCAAAAGGACTCGTGTATCTCCACGAAGAGTGTACTACCCAAATCATCCATTGTGATATAAACCCTCAAAACATTCTTCTTGACAACAATCTTGTTGCCAAGATTGCTGATTTCGGATTGGCTAAGCTTCTTATGCTTGATCAGAGCCGAACTTCTACTGAAATTCGTGGAACCAAAGGGTATGTTGTCCCAGAGTGGTTAAGGAACTTGCCGATTACACCAAAAGTAGATGTGTACAGTTTCGGTGTGTTACTACTGGAGATCATTTGTTGCAGAAGAAATGTGGATTCAGAACTAAGTGAAGATGAAGTCATTCTGATTGATTGGGCTTATGATTGCTATGTTGAAGGCAAAGTAGATGTTCTAGTTGCAGATGATGAAGAAGCCATGGATGACTTGAACAAGGTTGAGAGGTTCTTAATGGTTGCAATTTGGTGCATTCAAGAAGATCCAAATCTCAGACCAActatgaagatggttttgttaATGCTTGAGGGGATTATTCCGACCGCAGTTCCACCATGTCCGTCTCCGATTACCGTCGGCATTGAAAAGTAA